The genomic window caaataacacaatgctgtcaagcgccattcatataaaactcgcgggccgaactaacattaaactttcatattaaagtggggggcttcacggtggaagaggggttagtgcgtctgcctcataatacgaagttcctggagtcctgggttcaaatccaggctcgggatctttctgtgtggagtttgcatgttctccccgtgaatgcgtgggtttcctccgggtactccggcttcctcccacttccaaagacatgcacttggggataggttgattggcaacactaaattggccctagtgtttgaatgtgagtgtgaatgttgtctgtctatctgtgttggccctgcgatgaggtggcgacttgtccagggtgtaccccgccttccgcccgattgtagctgagataggcgccagagccccccgcgaccccaaaagggaataagcggtagaaaatggatggatggatggattaaagtgggggccgcaaaataacgtctcgcaggccgcgtgtctgagacccccgaTGTAGAGGGtctgtttgaatttttttttttttttaactgtcattctggcaggtgacttttcctgttttaccAACAATTTCTTCGCTCTCTGCATCACTTATttctccatgcaaagaatcaaccgagAGACAACAAGATGGTGCAACCAAACGTAATAGtcgatactgttacctgattggccgTTAGCACATCACTCCCAttgatcacttcctgttttgctaaGTTACCACAGCGCAAGTATTTTTGTTCATGCAATCGCCAAAAAAATACATGTGCTTTGCTGTGGAGTTTGTTTTCCCACTCCATACTTAGGGCCCTCTTAGGAGCCAAGTgtgagatatatatttttttactcacccTCCTCCAGATccagtacagtatgtgtttgtctaatcttgaccgggtttgtgctgaaaactgcatgttgttgtacttgtgcaatgacaataaagatccacCCATCCTTGCTTCGTCACTgaagaaaaaatataaatatacaaaacGTTTTATGGAACGCATTTAATAATAAGTACGTGTCTATcgtgatatatattgatattgttttatcgtcCCAGCTCTAGTTATGATACCGCCTATCCTGACTTTGCTCTCAGGTTCAGAGCCCATGGAGACCCTGGAGGACATTTACATCGGCTCCATTGAGACCGACCGGGGCACCAGGGAGCAGGTGCGTTTCTACGACACCCGTGGCCTCCGGGATGGCGTGGAGTTCCCTCGCCACTACTACAGCTTCGCCGACGGTTTTGTGCTGGTCTACAGCATCGACAGCAAGGAGTCCTTCAAGCGCATGGAGGCCCTCAAGAAGGACATCGATCGGCACAGGGACAAGAAGGAGGTgaggggcatacttgccaaccttgagacctccgaatttgggagatggggtgGTAGGTAGGTACGTAGGTAGGTAGGAAGGTCTTTATtctcattgcaacaagtacaacaacatttttgtttacagcacaaacccgttcaagattagacaaacaaacagtgtacagggttacagaacagaatGCAGATAGGTCGCCACAAGGCTCCCCgtgaaagatgggaaaaaggtcaacgctggggaagaagatgagtaaaaaaatacaatctagactgagcTCCTAAtggggggcctagtctggagtgggaaaaaacctcagtgcaatgcacacataaacacgttacatttaatcacaacaaactcgcaacagaggggcaggaagttggggccctggaaggcgaccgctgctttgaagcgctgccatccgaccaTTACCCCGTGGGgaaaaagcggtggtgaaggcgtggggtgggggtggggggcgtgcgtgtatgcccaattgtcttggaagtgatgatgtaatgttttttagaccGAGGCCGATCttgaaagttcgactccaggtgtcggttaggagggagggaggtcaaaagcgtctttCATTGAGGTGTCCTTGGGGGCGTTTTCAGAACaacctggtcctgtttccacagcgtcaaggcctTCCGAGGGAGTCAATTCGTAGATTAGgttgttttccgcgagcagacaaaaacaatgacttgtctgttctattcatcCATGCTGGGTgttctcaaattcaattcaatacTCCTGAATCGGAGAATGGAGGTGGGTGGATGGGGGGcaaggtttggtggtagcgggggggtgtatattgtaacatcccggaagagttagtgctgcaaggggttctgggtacttgttctgttgtgtttatgttgtgttatggtgcgaaatgtgtttttaatttttgtttggtgtgggtttacggtgtggcgcacatttgtaacagtgttaaagttgtttatacggccaccctcagtgtgacctgtatgcctgttgaccaagtatgctatgtATTCGCTTGTGtaaaaagccgcatatattatgtgactgggccggcacgctgtttgcatggaggaaaagtagacgtgacgacaggttgtagaggacgctaaaggcacgcccctaatactgtagtccgggtggaaatcgggagaaattagggaaaatggttgccccggatGATTTTCGGCAGGGGCACTGAAATTAGGGAGTTTCCCGGGGAAATCGTGAGGTTTCGCAAGTATGGTGAGGGGATGactaacaacaaaacaaaactatgcCCCTTTTCCTCACTTTTGTTTACATTCCAAAGTAAAGAGGCATGGAGATGTGTTACACTGCTGCTACTGCTTTGTATGGTCGGCAGGGGCACTGAAATTagggagtttcccgggaaaatcgtgagggttggcaagtgagGTGAGGGGATGactaacaacaaaacaaaactatgcCCCTTTTCCTCACTTTTGTTTACATTCCAAAGTAAAGAGGCATGGAGATGTGTTACACTGCTGCTACTGCTTTGTATGGTCGGCAGGGGCACTGAAATTagggagtttcccgggaaaatcgtgagggttggcaagtgagGTGAGAGGATGactaacaacaaaacaaaactatgcCCCTTTTCCTCACTTTTGTTTACATTCCAAAGTAAAGAGGCATGGAGATGTGTTACACTGCTGCTACTGCTTTGTATGGTCGGCAGGGGCACTGAAATTagggagtttcccgggaaaatcgtgagggttggcaagtgagGTGAGAGGATGactaacaacaaaacaaaactatgcCCCTTTTCCTCACTTTTGTTTACATTCCAAAGTAAAGTGGCATGGAGATGTGTTACACTGCTGCTACTGCTTTGTATGGTCGGCAGGGGCACTGAAATTagggagtttcccgggaaaatcgtgagggttggcaagtgagGTGAGAGGATGactaacaacaaaacaaaactatgcCCTTTTTCCTCACTTTTGTTTACATTCCAAAGTATCAAGGTTTTCCCTTTGATGCCACACCCAGGTGACCATCGTGGTGCTAGGCAACAAGCTGGACAAGCAGGACGAGAGGAGGGTGGACGCCAACATGGCGCAGAACTGGGCCAAGAACGAGAAGGTGCGCCTGTGGGAGCTGTCGGTGGCGGACCGCCGCACGCTCATCGAGCCTTTTGTGTACCTGGCCAGCAAAATGACGCAGCCGCAGAGCAAGTCCACCTTCCCCCTCAGCAGGAACAAGAACAAGGGCAGCGGGCCGACGGACGGCTGAGCAGGCGGACACTCCTATGTACAGTATCCTATGTTTGATTTatgcacagattttttttttgcattgcaaatcCCACCAGGGTATGTGACACAGTTGGGATCATGTCAGCATCAATGTATGACTTTCCACATAAACAATGACATTCTGATCCCGCAGATTAAACCACCGCGGATGCATTTGCATGTATGAGATACAGGCGAACTATGTACACCTGTAGATGTGCCAACAAGAGGCATGGAGATGTGTTACACTGCTGCTACTGCTTTGTATGGTCACTGGCTGTTAAACGTTTTCAAATATTGGATTCACAACAAGCCTTATTCTGAGAATGTTGCTGAATGGGACCAAATATAAGCAGCTCCTATTTGTTTTCCATTTCCTTAGAAAAGTGTGATTTTGTTGATATTGTCTTAAAAATATAATCCGTCAAATGGAATGCGTGTCTTAATATCGTTTTTACGACTGCTCAACCAGTATTTGTTGGCATGTACGGTAAAGAGAATAAAATACATGTGCCTAATCCTCTTTATATTGTAttcatatgtacacaacactaacataatATGAcgattattacattatttttgaGAAACTACGTTCCCAAACATCTGTATTTAAACACATTAAAGTGCATATACgtgcatatatatctatatgtatgtatttatgtgtacatatatatatatatatatataaatacattttttaaaaatgattttaaaaagtaaaaccaTTATGAAAAAAGGACAATATTcagagaaaaaaacaaatgtttataccaggagtcggcaacccgcggctctttaccGCCGCCCTAGTGACTCTcttgagctttttcaaaaatatatgaaaaatggaaatgatgaggggaaaaaacattgttttaatatggtttctgtaggaggacaaacatgacacaaacctccctaattgttataaagcacactgtttacattaaacatgcttcactgattcgagtatttggcgagcgccgccgttttgtcctactaattttggcggtccttgaactcaccatagtttgtttacatgtgtaactttctccgaccttctaagacgtgttttatgccactttttctgtctcattttgtccacc from Nerophis ophidion isolate RoL-2023_Sa linkage group LG07, RoL_Noph_v1.0, whole genome shotgun sequence includes these protein-coding regions:
- the nkiras2 gene encoding NF-kappa-B inhibitor-interacting Ras-like protein 2 isoform X1: MKEYDDVTSSPRPLPDSGEAGKRQHTKSVVMGKSCKVVVCGQAAVGKTAVLEQLLYANHVAGSEPMETLEDIYIGSIETDRGTREQVRFYDTRGLRDGVEFPRHYYSFADGFVLVYSIDSKESFKRMEALKKDIDRHRDKKEVTIVVLGNKLDKQDERRVDANMAQNWAKNEKVRLWELSVADRRTLIEPFVYLASKMTQPQSKSTFPLSRNKNKGSGPTDG
- the nkiras2 gene encoding NF-kappa-B inhibitor-interacting Ras-like protein 2 isoform X2, translated to MGKSCKVVVCGQAAVGKTAVLEQLLYANHVAGSEPMETLEDIYIGSIETDRGTREQVRFYDTRGLRDGVEFPRHYYSFADGFVLVYSIDSKESFKRMEALKKDIDRHRDKKEVTIVVLGNKLDKQDERRVDANMAQNWAKNEKVRLWELSVADRRTLIEPFVYLASKMTQPQSKSTFPLSRNKNKGSGPTDG